The Sebastes fasciatus isolate fSebFas1 chromosome 13, fSebFas1.pri, whole genome shotgun sequence genome includes a region encoding these proteins:
- the slc16a6b gene encoding solute carrier family 16 member 6b isoform X1 encodes MRVPHSERCLGPNVYPEVPDGGWGWAVAVAFFLVEVCTYGSIKSLGVFLQDLMEEFGESNSRVSWVISIPVFIFTFSAPLSTMLSNRFGCRPVVMMGGFLIILGTVTSAFTNSINEMYITIGVVSGLGYSFAFLPTVTILAQYFSRRRALVTSVASSGESFALFAFAPAFTTLKEHIGWRYCLVVLGTFQVSVIGCGLLLRPIIIEPEPGKEDTESDKQPLSLKQLQTVYELENEQTGTSIRSGGSRGSEDSGVTSLSTSNEDLRTAGADSKALMEWEEVQDKEPKEPSLSTPPTPVNPPSPKLLDFSVLKDSAFIWYSLFGLFATLGFFAPQLYIIELSKSRGVEPGMASYMLSVMAVAETFGRLSIGMVLNKVRCRKTLVLLVCVVLLCLVLVAFTIVWEFWGLVVCCALYGYFMGTVGSTHIPLLAEEDVVGIQKMASSVGVYVFIQSFAGLAGPPLGGALVDVTQNYGAAFYSCAAGMGLSAVCLALVGPAKSGMCKRRSGNKEEGRSTEEEENMSQDSGQADVSDVGLALEDSPVRQAVDQDNASVIRT; translated from the exons ATGAGGGTGCCCCATTCCGAGCGTTGCTTGGGTCCAAATGTTTACCCGGAGGTGCCCGACGGCGGCTGGGGCTGGGCCGTGGCCGTGGCCTTCttcttggtggaggtctgcacTTACGGGAGCATCAAGAGCCTGGGTGTCTTCCTCCAGGATCTGATGGAAGAGTTTGGAGAGAGCAACAGCCGAGTGTCATGGGTCATCTCCATCCCTGTCTTCATCTTTACCTTCTCTG cCCCCCTGTCCACGATGCTGAGCAACCGCTTCGGCTGCCGTCCAGTAGTGATGATGGGAGGCTTCCTCATCATCCTGGGAACCGTCACCTCGGCCTTCACCAACTCCATCAATGAGATGTACATCACCATCGGTGTTGTCTCAG GCCTCGGCTACTCCTTCGCCTTCCTCCCCACTGTCACCATCCTAGCCCAGTACTTCTCCAGACGGCGGGCCCTCGTCACCTCCGTCGCTTCCTCCGGAGAATCCTTCGCCTTATTTGCATTTGCTCCGG CTTTCACCACACTGAAGGAACACATTGGCTGGCGCTACTGTCTGGTTGTCCTCGGCACCTTTCAGgtgtctgtgattggctgtgggCTTCTCCTTCGTCCAATCATCATTGAGCCGGAGCCTGGAAAGGAGGACACTGAATCAGACAAACAGCCTCTCTCTTTGAAGCAGCTGCAGACTGTTTACGAGTTGGAGAACGAACAAACTGGGACTTCCATCAGGTCAGGAGGGTCCCGGGGTTCAGAGGACTCTGGTGTCACCTCCCTCTCCACATCGAACGAAGACCTGAGGACCGCAGGAGCTGACAGCAAGGCTCTGATGGAGTGGGAGGAGGTGCAGGACAAAGAGCCCAAGGAGCCGTCGCTGTCCACCCCTCCCACCCCAGTCAATCCTCCCAGCCCCAAACTTCTGGACTTCTCTGTGCTTAAAGACAGCGCCTTCATCTGGTACTCCCTCTTTGGCTTGTTCGCCACGCTGGGCTTCTTCGCCCCGCAGCTCTACATCATCGAGCTGAGCAAGAGCCGCGGCGTGGAGCCCGGCATGGCCTCCTACATGCTCTCCGTGATGGCCGTGGCCGAGACCTTCGGCCGCCTGTCCATCGGGATGGTGTTGAACAAGGTCCGCTGCAGGAAGACCCTGGTGCTGCTGGTCTGCGTGGTCCTGCTGTGCCTGGTGCTGGTGGCCTTCACTATCGTGTGGGAGTTCTGGGGCCTAGTGGTCTGCTGCGCCCTCTACGGCTACTTCATGGGCACCGTCGGGTCCACTCACATCCCGCTGCTGGCTGAGGAGGACGTGGTGGGCATCCAGAAGATGGCGTCGTCTGTGGGAGTGTACGTCTTCATCCAGAGCTTCGCTGGGCTGGCAGGGCCGCCACTAGGAG GTGCGTTGGTGGATGTCACGCAGAACTACGGAGCTGCATTCTACTCCTGTGCGGCGGGCATGGGCCTCAGCGCCGTTTGCCTGGCTCTGGTCGGCCCGGCCAAGTCTGGCATGTGCAAAAGACGGAGCGGAAACAAAGAGGAAGGCAGgagcacagaggaagaggagaacatGTCTCAGGATAGCGGCCAGGCGGACGTTTCGGATGTGGGCTTGGCCCTGGAGGACAGTCCGGTCAGACAGGCTGTGGATCAGGACAACGCCTCTGTAATAAGAACCTGA
- the slc16a6b gene encoding solute carrier family 16 member 6b isoform X2, giving the protein MWASGCHVPLFPLLCSLFTGLGYSFAFLPTVTILAQYFSRRRALVTSVASSGESFALFAFAPAFTTLKEHIGWRYCLVVLGTFQVSVIGCGLLLRPIIIEPEPGKEDTESDKQPLSLKQLQTVYELENEQTGTSIRSGGSRGSEDSGVTSLSTSNEDLRTAGADSKALMEWEEVQDKEPKEPSLSTPPTPVNPPSPKLLDFSVLKDSAFIWYSLFGLFATLGFFAPQLYIIELSKSRGVEPGMASYMLSVMAVAETFGRLSIGMVLNKVRCRKTLVLLVCVVLLCLVLVAFTIVWEFWGLVVCCALYGYFMGTVGSTHIPLLAEEDVVGIQKMASSVGVYVFIQSFAGLAGPPLGGALVDVTQNYGAAFYSCAAGMGLSAVCLALVGPAKSGMCKRRSGNKEEGRSTEEEENMSQDSGQADVSDVGLALEDSPVRQAVDQDNASVIRT; this is encoded by the exons ATGTGGGCCAGTGGCTGTCACGTTCccctttttcctcttctctgttCATTGTTTACAGGCCTCGGCTACTCCTTCGCCTTCCTCCCCACTGTCACCATCCTAGCCCAGTACTTCTCCAGACGGCGGGCCCTCGTCACCTCCGTCGCTTCCTCCGGAGAATCCTTCGCCTTATTTGCATTTGCTCCGG CTTTCACCACACTGAAGGAACACATTGGCTGGCGCTACTGTCTGGTTGTCCTCGGCACCTTTCAGgtgtctgtgattggctgtgggCTTCTCCTTCGTCCAATCATCATTGAGCCGGAGCCTGGAAAGGAGGACACTGAATCAGACAAACAGCCTCTCTCTTTGAAGCAGCTGCAGACTGTTTACGAGTTGGAGAACGAACAAACTGGGACTTCCATCAGGTCAGGAGGGTCCCGGGGTTCAGAGGACTCTGGTGTCACCTCCCTCTCCACATCGAACGAAGACCTGAGGACCGCAGGAGCTGACAGCAAGGCTCTGATGGAGTGGGAGGAGGTGCAGGACAAAGAGCCCAAGGAGCCGTCGCTGTCCACCCCTCCCACCCCAGTCAATCCTCCCAGCCCCAAACTTCTGGACTTCTCTGTGCTTAAAGACAGCGCCTTCATCTGGTACTCCCTCTTTGGCTTGTTCGCCACGCTGGGCTTCTTCGCCCCGCAGCTCTACATCATCGAGCTGAGCAAGAGCCGCGGCGTGGAGCCCGGCATGGCCTCCTACATGCTCTCCGTGATGGCCGTGGCCGAGACCTTCGGCCGCCTGTCCATCGGGATGGTGTTGAACAAGGTCCGCTGCAGGAAGACCCTGGTGCTGCTGGTCTGCGTGGTCCTGCTGTGCCTGGTGCTGGTGGCCTTCACTATCGTGTGGGAGTTCTGGGGCCTAGTGGTCTGCTGCGCCCTCTACGGCTACTTCATGGGCACCGTCGGGTCCACTCACATCCCGCTGCTGGCTGAGGAGGACGTGGTGGGCATCCAGAAGATGGCGTCGTCTGTGGGAGTGTACGTCTTCATCCAGAGCTTCGCTGGGCTGGCAGGGCCGCCACTAGGAG GTGCGTTGGTGGATGTCACGCAGAACTACGGAGCTGCATTCTACTCCTGTGCGGCGGGCATGGGCCTCAGCGCCGTTTGCCTGGCTCTGGTCGGCCCGGCCAAGTCTGGCATGTGCAAAAGACGGAGCGGAAACAAAGAGGAAGGCAGgagcacagaggaagaggagaacatGTCTCAGGATAGCGGCCAGGCGGACGTTTCGGATGTGGGCTTGGCCCTGGAGGACAGTCCGGTCAGACAGGCTGTGGATCAGGACAACGCCTCTGTAATAAGAACCTGA